One genomic segment of Thalassospiraceae bacterium LMO-SO8 includes these proteins:
- the pgi gene encoding glucose-6-phosphate isomerase, with product MPPPAPTPAWQALADHHRAAAGSHLRDLLGDGKRTDALTFVLDGLYLDLSKNRLTTDTLALLVALANERGVAARRDAMAAGEVINTTEDRAALHMALRARAEDGFAVGGAPVHGDVQAVLDHMAAFVAGVESATRVGATGRAFTDVVNIGIGGSDQGPRLACRALAPYRRPGITPRFVSNVDATDLTETLAACDPETTLFIVSSKTFTTAETMTNALTARRWLADALGSGAVAQHFCAVTTNDDAARDFGIADDARFGFWDWVGGRYSVWSAIGLPLALTAGMDAFRDFLAGARDMDRHFLETPLAENLPVLLALAGIWNRNFEGADAHAVLPYDQLLDGLSDYLQQLEMESNGKAVDRDGNPVAQPTAPVVFGQAGTNGQHAFYQLLHQGTDLVSADFIAAVEPAHPAGDHHAKLLANFLAQPAALARGRKADPAVPPYKVFPGNRPTTSILLDRLDPRRLGMLLALYEHKVFVQGVIWNVNSFDQFGVELGKELAGPLTRALTEGTEPPDLDASTRGLLARIRRVRDGGDGP from the coding sequence ATGCCGCCCCCCGCCCCAACGCCGGCTTGGCAGGCGCTCGCCGACCACCACCGGGCGGCGGCGGGCAGTCATCTGCGCGACCTTCTCGGCGACGGCAAGCGCACCGATGCCCTGACATTCGTTCTGGACGGCCTGTACCTGGATCTGTCCAAGAACCGCCTCACCACTGACACCCTCGCCCTGCTGGTCGCCCTGGCCAATGAGCGCGGCGTGGCGGCGCGGCGGGACGCCATGGCGGCGGGCGAGGTGATCAACACAACCGAGGACCGCGCCGCCCTGCACATGGCGCTGCGCGCCCGCGCCGAGGACGGTTTCGCCGTCGGCGGCGCGCCCGTCCACGGCGACGTTCAGGCCGTGCTCGACCACATGGCGGCGTTCGTCGCCGGCGTCGAAAGCGCCACGCGCGTCGGCGCCACCGGCAGGGCCTTCACCGATGTCGTCAACATCGGCATCGGCGGCTCGGACCAGGGGCCGCGCCTGGCCTGCCGGGCCCTGGCCCCCTATCGCCGGCCAGGCATCACGCCGCGCTTCGTGTCCAACGTGGACGCCACGGACCTGACGGAAACCCTCGCCGCCTGCGATCCGGAAACCACCCTGTTCATCGTGTCGTCCAAGACCTTCACGACCGCCGAAACCATGACCAACGCCCTGACGGCCCGGCGCTGGCTGGCCGACGCCCTGGGGTCGGGCGCGGTCGCCCAACATTTCTGCGCCGTCACCACCAACGACGACGCGGCGCGCGATTTCGGCATCGCCGACGACGCCCGGTTCGGGTTCTGGGACTGGGTCGGCGGGCGCTATTCGGTGTGGTCGGCGATCGGGCTGCCGCTGGCGCTGACGGCGGGCATGGACGCGTTCCGCGACTTCCTGGCCGGGGCCCGGGACATGGACCGCCATTTCCTGGAAACGCCGCTCGCCGAAAATCTGCCCGTGCTGCTGGCCCTGGCCGGCATCTGGAACCGCAATTTCGAAGGCGCCGACGCCCATGCGGTGCTGCCTTATGACCAGTTGCTGGACGGCCTGTCCGACTACCTGCAGCAGTTGGAAATGGAAAGCAACGGCAAGGCCGTCGACCGCGACGGCAACCCGGTCGCCCAGCCGACCGCCCCCGTGGTGTTCGGCCAGGCCGGCACCAACGGCCAGCATGCGTTCTATCAGTTGCTCCATCAGGGAACGGACCTAGTATCCGCCGACTTCATCGCCGCCGTGGAGCCGGCTCATCCAGCGGGCGATCATCACGCCAAGCTGCTGGCCAATTTCCTGGCCCAGCCCGCCGCCCTGGCGCGCGGCCGCAAGGCGGATCCCGCCGTGCCGCCCTACAAGGTCTTTCCCGGCAACCGGCCGACCACGTCGATCCTGCTCGACCGGCTGGACCCGCGCCGCCTGGGCATGCTGCTGGCGCTGTACGAGCACAAGGTGTTCGTTCAGGGCGTCATCTGGAACGTCAATTCCTTTGACCAGTTCGGGGTCGAGCTGGGCAAGGAACTGGCCGGGCCGTTGACCCGCGCGCTGACGGAGGGCACCGAGCCGCCGGACCTCGACGCCTCGACCCGCGGCCTGCTCGCCCGCATCCGCCGCGTGCGCGATGGCGGAGACGGGCCATGA
- a CDS encoding pitrilysin family protein → MSRLLSRAALALAATVFVLYAMPAKATQIERVVSPGGIEAWLVEDHLNPIISMHLAFRGGSALDPKGKEGLANMVSTLLDEGAGDLDSKAFQQTLEDNSITLRFSAARDSFGARVQVLTEYRDLAFDLLRQAMTKPRFDAEPVSRLRAQLLANLRHESEDADAIAGKALMKALYPDHPYGRPTGGTPDSVAAITADDLRAFVQERLALDTLAVGVVGDITAKELAPLLDKTFGTLPAKAAPWQVPDVAPKTAGRTIVIEKPLKQSNILFADRGLMRKDPDFYAAYVMNHILGGGGFTSRLYTEVREKRGLAYSVYTYLHPMDHSAVYVGGAGTANARVAETIKVVGDEWAKLAKDGVTEAELTAAKQYLTGSFPLRFTATERIASILVGMQTEELGMDYLDKRNSYIEAVGLDDIRRVARKLLHPDDLTVVVVGEPKGVKPTP, encoded by the coding sequence ATGAGCCGCCTTCTGTCCCGCGCCGCCCTGGCCCTGGCGGCGACCGTCTTCGTCCTCTACGCCATGCCGGCCAAGGCGACCCAGATCGAGCGCGTGGTCAGCCCCGGCGGGATCGAGGCCTGGCTGGTCGAGGATCACCTCAACCCCATCATCTCGATGCACCTGGCGTTTCGCGGCGGCAGTGCCCTCGACCCCAAGGGCAAGGAGGGGCTGGCCAACATGGTCTCGACCCTGCTCGACGAAGGGGCCGGAGACCTGGACAGCAAGGCGTTCCAGCAGACGCTGGAAGACAATTCCATCACGCTCCGCTTCAGCGCCGCGCGCGACAGTTTCGGCGCCCGCGTCCAGGTGCTGACCGAATACCGCGACCTGGCCTTCGATCTGCTGCGTCAGGCCATGACGAAGCCGCGCTTCGACGCCGAACCCGTGTCGCGCCTGCGCGCCCAGCTGCTGGCCAATCTGCGCCATGAATCGGAAGACGCCGACGCGATCGCCGGCAAGGCGTTGATGAAGGCGCTTTATCCGGACCATCCCTACGGCCGCCCGACCGGCGGCACCCCGGACAGCGTCGCCGCCATCACCGCCGACGACCTGCGCGCCTTCGTGCAGGAGCGGCTTGCCCTGGACACCCTGGCGGTCGGCGTGGTCGGCGACATCACGGCCAAGGAACTGGCGCCGCTGCTTGACAAGACCTTCGGCACCCTGCCGGCCAAGGCCGCCCCCTGGCAGGTGCCGGACGTGGCCCCCAAGACCGCGGGCCGCACCATCGTCATCGAAAAGCCCCTGAAGCAGAGCAACATCCTGTTCGCCGACCGGGGCCTGATGCGCAAGGATCCGGATTTCTACGCCGCCTATGTGATGAACCATATCCTGGGCGGCGGCGGCTTCACCTCGCGCCTGTATACGGAGGTCCGGGAAAAACGCGGCCTCGCCTACTCCGTCTATACCTACCTGCACCCCATGGACCACTCGGCGGTCTATGTGGGCGGGGCCGGCACGGCCAACGCGCGGGTCGCGGAAACCATCAAGGTCGTCGGCGACGAATGGGCCAAGCTGGCCAAGGACGGCGTGACCGAGGCGGAACTGACCGCGGCCAAGCAGTACCTGACCGGATCGTTCCCGCTGCGCTTCACGGCGACGGAACGAATCGCGTCCATCCTGGTCGGCATGCAGACGGAAGAGTTGGGCATGGATTACCTGGACAAGCGCAACAGCTATATCGAGGCCGTCGGCCTCGACGATATCCGCCGCGTTGCCCGGAAACTCTTGCATCCCGACGACCTGACCGTGGTCGTCGTGGGCGAACCCAAGGGCGTCAAACCGACGCCCTGA
- a CDS encoding pitrilysin family protein, with product MPPTPRHRSGRHLSPLIAALALLAAALTLGATPALAKVFSPETFTLKNGMQVVVVSNHRAPVVTHMVWYKVGSADEKSGYSGIAHFLEHLMFKGTKTRKPGEFSKLVARHGGQENAFTSYDYTAYHQTIAREHLEMVMEMEADRMTNLTLTDAIIEPERQVVREERRSRTDNNPAAILSEHVSEALYRNYPYRRPIIGYDHEIVAMTRQNIIDFYKRWYAPNNAILVVAGDITAKELKPLAEKYYGAVPAAAPIARARPAEPPQEAARIVAMQHTQVRQPSWRRSYLAPSYLYGETQHAYALQVLTEILGGGGTSRIYRKLVIDDRKAVSAGTYYDADSLGPSSFTIYGSPRPGVTLPEIEQAVDAELDRVAKDGVTADEVARAKKRLVASAVFARDSFTAGARTLGAALAVGRKVADVEAWPDRITAVTAEEIQAAAKYVFVKKHSVTAFLVEDKEKPE from the coding sequence ATGCCCCCCACCCCCCGCCATCGGTCCGGCCGGCACCTCAGCCCGCTGATCGCCGCCCTGGCCCTGCTGGCCGCCGCCCTGACATTGGGCGCCACGCCGGCCCTGGCCAAGGTGTTCAGCCCGGAAACCTTCACCCTGAAGAACGGCATGCAGGTGGTCGTCGTCAGCAACCACCGCGCGCCCGTAGTCACTCATATGGTGTGGTACAAGGTCGGCTCCGCCGACGAAAAATCGGGCTATTCGGGGATCGCGCATTTCCTTGAACACCTGATGTTCAAGGGCACCAAGACGCGCAAGCCGGGTGAGTTCTCCAAACTGGTCGCGCGCCACGGCGGGCAGGAAAACGCCTTCACTTCCTACGATTACACGGCCTATCACCAGACCATCGCCCGCGAACACCTGGAGATGGTCATGGAGATGGAGGCCGACCGCATGACCAACCTGACCCTGACCGACGCAATCATCGAACCGGAACGCCAGGTCGTCCGCGAGGAACGCCGGTCGCGCACGGACAACAACCCGGCGGCGATCCTGAGCGAGCACGTATCCGAGGCGCTGTACCGCAACTATCCCTACCGGCGGCCGATCATCGGCTACGACCACGAAATCGTCGCCATGACCCGCCAGAACATCATCGATTTCTACAAGCGCTGGTACGCGCCCAACAACGCGATCCTGGTGGTCGCCGGCGACATCACGGCCAAGGAACTGAAGCCGCTGGCGGAAAAATATTACGGCGCCGTTCCCGCCGCCGCGCCGATCGCCCGCGCGCGCCCGGCCGAACCGCCGCAGGAGGCCGCGCGCATCGTCGCCATGCAGCATACCCAGGTGCGCCAGCCGTCGTGGCGCCGGTCCTACCTGGCCCCCAGTTATCTTTACGGCGAAACGCAACACGCCTACGCCCTGCAGGTCCTGACCGAAATCCTGGGCGGCGGCGGGACGTCGCGGATTTACCGCAAGCTGGTCATCGACGACCGCAAGGCGGTCTCGGCCGGCACCTATTACGATGCCGATTCCCTGGGCCCCAGCAGCTTCACCATCTACGGCAGCCCGCGGCCCGGCGTGACCCTGCCCGAGATCGAGCAGGCCGTCGATGCCGAGCTTGACCGGGTCGCCAAGGACGGCGTCACCGCCGACGAGGTCGCGCGCGCCAAAAAGCGGCTGGTCGCCAGCGCCGTGTTCGCCCGCGATTCCTTTACCGCCGGGGCGCGGACCCTGGGGGCGGCGCTTGCCGTCGGGCGCAAGGTCGCCGACGTCGAAGCCTGGCCCGACCGCATCACGGCGGTCACCGCCGAGGAAATCCAGGCCGCCGCCAAATACGTTTTCGTCAAGAAACACTCGGTCACGGCCTTTCTCGTGGAAGATAAGGAGAAGCCGGAATGA
- a CDS encoding DUF3035 domain-containing protein: MKRQTARTTGIFLVLMMAFSLGACDSVKRAISGGKKAPDEFAVYKRPPLSLPPDYALRPPEPGREQLETYSPRDQARAAMLRRPVQAQPLAETTPGLTVLMDKMGTADADPAIRTIIDQETLALSEEDRRLIDKLIFWVDDPKYSGTVVDPAAEQRRLLETQALGKPVNEGKTPEIKRETRKKGILGF, encoded by the coding sequence ATGAAACGGCAAACGGCACGAACGACGGGTATTTTTCTGGTGCTGATGATGGCGTTCAGCCTGGGTGCCTGCGATTCCGTGAAGCGCGCGATTTCCGGCGGCAAGAAGGCCCCCGACGAATTCGCCGTCTACAAGCGCCCGCCGCTGTCGCTGCCGCCCGATTATGCGCTGCGTCCGCCCGAGCCGGGGCGTGAGCAGCTTGAAACCTACAGCCCGCGCGACCAGGCCCGCGCCGCCATGCTGCGCCGCCCGGTGCAGGCGCAGCCGCTTGCCGAAACCACGCCGGGCCTGACCGTGCTGATGGACAAGATGGGCACCGCCGATGCCGATCCCGCCATCCGCACGATCATCGACCAGGAAACGCTCGCGCTGTCCGAAGAGGACCGCCGCCTGATCGACAAGCTGATCTTCTGGGTCGACGATCCGAAATATTCGGGCACCGTGGTCGATCCGGCGGCCGAACAGCGCCGCCTGCTGGAAACCCAGGCCCTGGGCAAGCCGGTCAACGAAGGCAAGACGCCCGAGATCAAGCGCGAGACCCGCAAGAAGGGTATTCTCGGATTCTAG
- the lspA gene encoding signal peptidase II, whose amino-acid sequence MADPRTSLRIQGLGLALLVIVLDQITKWWVLTDIMNPPRVIELTPFANLVLVWNRGVSFGLFNTQSDYGPWILAAVAVGVSAILAVWLFRGPERIVGWGIGLILGGALGNVIDRLIHGAVVDFVDLHVGDAHWPAFNVADSAITVGAVLLILDSLFHRDKSS is encoded by the coding sequence TTGGCTGATCCCCGGACATCGCTGCGCATCCAGGGTCTGGGGCTCGCCTTGCTGGTCATCGTCCTCGACCAGATCACCAAGTGGTGGGTGCTGACCGACATCATGAACCCGCCCCGGGTCATTGAACTCACGCCCTTCGCCAATCTGGTCCTGGTGTGGAACCGGGGCGTCAGCTTCGGCCTGTTCAACACGCAATCGGATTACGGCCCCTGGATTTTGGCCGCCGTGGCGGTCGGCGTTTCCGCCATTCTCGCGGTCTGGCTGTTCCGTGGGCCGGAGCGCATCGTCGGCTGGGGAATCGGGCTGATTCTGGGCGGCGCGCTCGGCAACGTCATCGACCGGCTGATCCATGGCGCCGTCGTCGACTTCGTCGACCTGCACGTGGGCGACGCCCATTGGCCCGCTTTCAACGTCGCCGACAGCGCCATAACCGTGGGCGCGGTGCTTCTGATCCTTGATTCCTTGTTTCACCGGGATAAATCATCGTAG